One Malus domestica chromosome 11, GDT2T_hap1 genomic region harbors:
- the LOC103448346 gene encoding putative lipid-transfer protein DIR1: MCSLERERERERMTRTSSVASWAPVILLLALVAGSTAVSICNIESDQLKECRPAVTGKSPKPPTKRCCSVVRQANLPCLCNFKSVLPSIGIDPALAMALPKKCGLKTPRECHVV; this comes from the exons ATGTGCTcccttgagagagagagagagagagagagaatgacaaGGACTAGCAGCGTCGCGTCGTGGGCGCCGGTGATTTTGTTGCTTGCACTTGTTGCCGGATCTACGGCGGTTTCCATATGCAACATTGAATCCGACCAACTGAAGGAGTGTCGGCCGGCAGTAACCGGCAAATCACCAAAACCACCAACCAAGAGATGTTGCAGTGTTGTCCGCCAAGCCAACTTACCCTGCCTCTGCAACTTCAAGTCCGTACTCCCTTCGATTGGGATCGACCCTGCGCTGGCTATGGCGTTGCCTAAGAAGTGTGGCCTGAAAACGCCCCGAGAATGCCATG TTGTTTGA